Proteins encoded in a region of the Dorea longicatena genome:
- a CDS encoding Rqc2 family fibronectin-binding protein, whose translation MAFDGITVAAVVQELEHTLVGGRISKIAQPENDELLLTIKGNEGQKRLYISASASLPLIYLTNENKPSPMTAPGFCMLLRKHIGGGRITAVSQPSLERIIHLDIEHLDEMGDLCRKKLIIEIMGKHSNIIFCDLNGRIIDSIKHVSAQMSSVREVLPGRDYFIPDTMSKKNPMTATQEEFISAILAKPMPVSKAIYSSMTGISPVIAEEICYLAGVDSSMTAHDLSEDVLTHLYRQFTYYMEDVRQGNFHPSIYYNGNAPKEFSALPVTHFNEYTKKEFFSISEVLYTYYSTRNTLTRIHQKSADLRHVVQTALERNRKKYDLQSKQLKGTEKRDKYKVYGELINTYGYNLEPGSKELTALNYYTNEEITIPLDPTQTPGENAQRYFAKYNKQKRTFEALTELIQETADDIQYLESISNALDIALSEADLAQIKEELMQSGYIRRKHTKKKVKLTSKPMHYISSDGYDMYVGKNNLQNEELTFSFANGNDWWFHAKGAPGSHVIVKSGGDELPDRTFEEAGRLAAYYSKNRGADKVEIDYIQKKHVKKPNGAKPGFVVYYTNYSLVIDSDISNIKNVQD comes from the coding sequence ATGGCTTTTGACGGAATCACAGTCGCAGCAGTCGTTCAGGAATTAGAACATACTCTGGTCGGCGGACGTATCTCCAAGATCGCCCAGCCAGAAAATGACGAACTGCTTTTAACAATAAAAGGAAATGAAGGACAAAAAAGGCTCTATATCTCTGCCAGTGCTTCTCTTCCACTTATCTATTTAACCAACGAGAACAAACCAAGTCCGATGACAGCTCCTGGATTCTGCATGCTTCTGCGCAAGCATATCGGAGGCGGACGGATCACCGCAGTCTCCCAGCCGTCACTCGAGCGTATCATCCACCTGGATATTGAGCATCTGGATGAGATGGGTGACTTGTGCAGGAAAAAACTGATCATCGAGATCATGGGAAAACACAGCAACATTATTTTCTGTGATCTGAACGGACGCATCATCGACAGTATCAAGCACGTCTCTGCACAGATGAGTTCGGTACGTGAAGTATTGCCGGGACGCGATTACTTTATTCCGGATACGATGTCGAAAAAGAATCCGATGACGGCTACGCAGGAAGAATTCATTTCGGCAATCCTTGCAAAACCGATGCCGGTATCCAAAGCAATCTATTCCAGCATGACAGGTATCAGCCCGGTCATTGCCGAAGAGATCTGTTATCTTGCAGGTGTGGACTCTTCCATGACGGCGCATGATCTTTCCGAAGATGTACTGACACATCTGTACCGTCAGTTTACCTATTATATGGAGGACGTAAGACAGGGAAATTTCCATCCTTCTATTTATTATAATGGAAATGCACCAAAGGAATTCAGCGCCCTTCCGGTCACACATTTTAACGAATATACAAAAAAAGAGTTCTTTTCCATCTCGGAAGTCCTCTATACGTATTATTCCACACGTAACACACTGACCAGAATCCATCAGAAAAGTGCAGATCTCCGGCACGTTGTCCAGACAGCACTGGAACGGAACCGCAAAAAATACGATCTTCAGTCCAAGCAGTTAAAGGGAACGGAAAAGCGTGACAAATATAAAGTTTACGGAGAACTGATCAATACTTACGGCTATAATCTGGAACCGGGATCAAAAGAACTGACTGCCCTGAATTATTATACCAACGAAGAGATTACTATCCCGCTTGATCCGACACAGACTCCGGGCGAGAATGCGCAACGTTATTTTGCAAAATACAACAAACAGAAGCGTACATTTGAAGCATTGACGGAGCTGATCCAGGAAACTGCCGATGATATCCAGTATCTGGAATCTATCAGCAACGCACTTGACATTGCTCTGAGCGAAGCGGATCTTGCCCAGATCAAAGAGGAACTGATGCAGAGCGGCTATATCCGCAGAAAACATACAAAGAAAAAAGTTAAACTGACCAGCAAACCAATGCATTACATTTCCAGTGATGGTTATGATATGTACGTTGGAAAGAACAACCTGCAAAATGAAGAACTTACTTTTTCTTTTGCCAATGGCAATGACTGGTGGTTCCATGCAAAGGGTGCTCCGGGATCTCACGTTATCGTCAAAAGCGGCGGGGATGAACTTCCGGACCGTACCTTTGAAGAAGCAGGTCGTCTGGCCGCTTACTATTCTAAGAATCGTGGTGCTGACAAAGTAGAGATCGACTACATTCAGAAAAAACACGTTAAGAAACCAAACGGTGCAAAACCGGGATTCGTCGTTTACTATACAAACTATTCACTCGTCATCGATTCTGATATATCGAATATAAAAAATGTGCAGGATTAA
- a CDS encoding YicC/YloC family endoribonuclease, whose translation MIKSMTGFGRCEAADEERKFTVEMKGVNHRYLDANIRMPKKLNFFESAIRSLLKESVHRGKVDIFITYEDFSESQVSLKYNETLAAEYLEKFKMMEEKFSLENDIRVSTLSRYPEVLTMEEKMDDEEELWKGLKKALDGAIAQFVQTRTVEGENLKKDLIAKLDGMLELVGQIEERAPKIIAEYREKLEGKVKELLEDTQIDEGRIASEIVIFADKICTDEEVVRLRSHVEHMKATLQSDDSGIGRKLDFIAQEMNREANTILSKANDLETSNIGIELKTEIEKVREQIQNIE comes from the coding sequence ATGATTAAGAGTATGACAGGATTCGGACGCTGCGAAGCGGCTGATGAGGAACGTAAATTCACGGTTGAGATGAAGGGAGTGAATCATCGTTATCTGGATGCCAATATCCGTATGCCGAAGAAGCTTAATTTTTTTGAAAGTGCCATTCGAAGCCTTTTAAAGGAAAGTGTTCATCGTGGAAAGGTGGACATCTTTATTACATATGAAGACTTTTCAGAGAGTCAGGTCTCTTTAAAATACAATGAGACACTGGCAGCAGAATATCTGGAAAAGTTTAAAATGATGGAAGAAAAATTCTCACTGGAGAATGACATCCGTGTATCCACATTGTCCCGTTATCCGGAAGTCCTCACAATGGAAGAGAAGATGGATGATGAAGAAGAACTGTGGAAAGGACTTAAGAAAGCACTGGATGGTGCGATCGCACAGTTCGTACAGACTAGAACCGTAGAGGGAGAGAATCTGAAGAAGGATCTGATCGCGAAGCTGGACGGTATGCTTGAACTGGTCGGACAGATTGAAGAACGTGCACCGAAGATCATTGCGGAGTACAGAGAAAAGCTAGAAGGAAAAGTAAAAGAACTTCTGGAGGACACACAGATCGATGAGGGACGGATCGCATCAGAGATCGTGATCTTTGCGGACAAGATCTGTACCGATGAAGAAGTGGTACGTCTGAGAAGTCATGTGGAACATATGAAGGCAACCCTTCAGTCTGATGACAGTGGAATCGGACGTAAGCTTGATTTCATTGCACAGGAGATGAACCGTGAAGCGAATACGATTCTTTCGAAGGCGAATGATCTGGAGACTTCCAATATCGGAATCGAACTTAAGACAGAGATTGAGAAAGTCAGAGAGCAGATACAGAATATTGAATAA
- the gmk gene encoding guanylate kinase codes for MREKGILIVVSGFSGSGKGTIMKELLKQYDNYALSISATTRNPRPGEEDGREYFFKTVEDFEKMIAKEELIEYARYVDNYYGTPRAYVEEQLEAGKDVILEIEIQGALKVKEKFPDTLLLFVTPPSAEELKSRLVGRGTETMDVIEFRMNRAKEEALEMDQYDYLIINDDLQECVEEMHQIIQGEHRRSFRNAEFIEHMKEELKGE; via the coding sequence ATGAGAGAAAAAGGGATTCTGATCGTTGTATCAGGTTTTTCAGGTTCCGGTAAGGGAACCATTATGAAAGAGCTGTTAAAACAGTATGATAATTATGCATTATCTATTTCCGCCACCACCAGAAATCCGCGTCCGGGAGAAGAAGACGGACGGGAATATTTCTTCAAAACTGTAGAAGATTTTGAAAAAATGATTGCGAAAGAAGAACTGATAGAGTATGCTAGGTACGTGGATAATTACTATGGAACGCCGCGTGCATATGTAGAGGAGCAGTTAGAGGCAGGAAAAGATGTGATTCTTGAGATAGAAATTCAGGGAGCGTTGAAAGTAAAAGAAAAATTCCCGGATACACTGCTTTTGTTTGTAACACCGCCGAGCGCAGAGGAACTTAAGAGCCGTCTGGTGGGCCGTGGAACAGAGACAATGGACGTGATCGAATTCCGCATGAACCGTGCGAAAGAAGAAGCACTGGAGATGGATCAATATGATTATCTGATCATAAATGATGACTTGCAGGAATGCGTAGAAGAGATGCATCAGATCATCCAGGGTGAGCACAGAAGAAGTTTCCGTAACGCTGAATTTATAGAGCATATGAAAGAAGAATTGAAAGGAGAATAA
- the rpoZ gene encoding DNA-directed RNA polymerase subunit omega yields MLHPSYTDLMKVVNKDVEEGETKVVNSRYSIVMATAKRAREIIDGSMPLVDAKVGEKPLSIAIDEMNQGKMTIIAQDEEEEE; encoded by the coding sequence ATGTTACATCCATCTTACACAGACTTAATGAAAGTAGTAAATAAAGACGTTGAAGAGGGCGAAACAAAGGTAGTTAACAGCCGTTATTCCATCGTTATGGCTACAGCAAAGAGAGCAAGAGAGATTATTGACGGATCTATGCCGCTCGTTGATGCAAAGGTTGGCGAAAAGCCGCTTTCTATTGCAATTGATGAGATGAATCAGGGAAAGATGACGATTATTGCACAGGATGAAGAGGAAGAAGAATAA
- the rimO gene encoding 30S ribosomal protein S12 methylthiotransferase RimO encodes MNIFFVSLGCDKNLVDSEVMLGLLDAKGYQIVDDETLADVMVINTCCFIHDAKEESIQTILDMARYKEEGRLKALVVTGCLAQRYKQEIIDEIPEVDVVLGTTSYDKIVEAVEEALEGKSEVELADINALPLPETKRLVTTGGHYAYLKIAEGCDKHCTYCIIPKVRGNYRSVPMERLIKEAQELADQGVKELILVAQETTVYGQDIYGEKSLHKLLKELCQIKGIRWIRLLYCYPEEIDDNLIQVMKEEPKICHYLDLPIQHASDAILKRMGRRTSKQQLIDTITKLRKEIPDIALRTTLITGFPGETQEQHEEVMEFVDEMEFERLGVFTYSPEEDTPAATMPDQIDEEVKEDRQADIMELQQEIVFDQAEDMIGKEVLVMIEGKVADENAYVGRTYRDAPNVDGLIFVNTDEELMTGDFAKVKVTGAAEYDLIGELI; translated from the coding sequence ATGAATATATTTTTCGTATCACTTGGCTGTGATAAGAACCTGGTAGATTCAGAGGTCATGCTTGGACTTCTGGATGCGAAAGGATACCAGATTGTTGATGATGAGACACTGGCAGATGTTATGGTGATTAATACCTGTTGTTTTATTCATGACGCAAAAGAAGAAAGTATCCAGACGATTCTGGATATGGCAAGATATAAAGAAGAAGGAAGATTAAAGGCATTGGTTGTAACCGGATGTCTGGCACAGAGATATAAGCAGGAGATTATTGATGAGATCCCGGAAGTTGATGTAGTGCTTGGAACGACTTCGTATGATAAGATTGTAGAAGCAGTAGAAGAAGCACTGGAAGGTAAATCAGAAGTAGAACTTGCCGATATCAATGCGCTGCCGCTTCCGGAGACAAAGAGACTTGTGACGACCGGAGGTCACTATGCATATCTGAAGATTGCAGAAGGCTGTGACAAACACTGTACATACTGTATTATCCCGAAAGTCCGTGGAAATTACCGCAGTGTACCGATGGAGCGTCTGATCAAAGAAGCACAGGAACTGGCTGACCAGGGCGTAAAAGAACTGATCCTGGTTGCACAGGAGACAACGGTATATGGACAGGATATTTACGGTGAAAAATCCCTGCATAAGCTTCTGAAAGAGTTATGTCAGATCAAAGGAATCCGCTGGATCCGCCTTCTGTACTGTTATCCGGAAGAGATTGATGACAATCTGATACAGGTAATGAAAGAAGAACCGAAGATCTGCCATTATCTGGATCTCCCAATCCAGCATGCAAGCGATGCGATCTTAAAGAGAATGGGAAGAAGAACTTCCAAGCAGCAGCTGATCGATACGATCACAAAACTGAGAAAAGAGATTCCGGACATCGCACTTCGTACAACGTTGATCACCGGTTTCCCAGGGGAGACACAGGAGCAGCATGAAGAAGTAATGGAATTCGTAGATGAGATGGAATTTGAAAGACTGGGCGTATTTACTTATTCGCCGGAAGAAGATACTCCGGCGGCGACCATGCCGGATCAGATCGACGAAGAAGTAAAAGAAGACCGTCAGGCAGATATTATGGAGCTGCAGCAGGAGATTGTATTCGATCAGGCAGAAGATATGATCGGAAAAGAAGTACTGGTTATGATCGAAGGAAAAGTTGCCGATGAGAATGCATATGTCGGAAGAACTTACCGCGATGCACCGAATGTAGACGGACTGATTTTTGTAAATACCGATGAAGAACTGATGACTGGTGATTTCGCAAAAGTGAAAGTTACCGGAGCAGCAGAATATGATTTGATAGGAGAGTTGATATAA
- the pgsA gene encoding CDP-diacylglycerol--glycerol-3-phosphate 3-phosphatidyltransferase, whose protein sequence is MNLPNKLTVLRVIMVPFFVFFMLTGVGGAANKWIALIIFCVASLTDMLDGKIARARNLVTNFGKFMDPLADKLLVCSAMICMIPLGKLQAWFVIVIIAREFIISGFRLVAADNDIVIAASYWGKFKTVSQMFMLILLIADLGGAFNMIAQVLIWVSLVLTIVSLIDYIAKNVQVLTQGGM, encoded by the coding sequence ATGAATTTACCAAATAAGTTAACTGTTTTAAGAGTAATCATGGTTCCGTTTTTTGTATTTTTCATGCTGACAGGCGTGGGCGGAGCTGCAAACAAATGGATCGCATTGATTATTTTCTGCGTGGCAAGTCTTACAGATATGCTGGACGGAAAGATCGCCAGAGCCAGAAATCTTGTAACCAATTTCGGAAAGTTTATGGATCCGCTGGCAGATAAACTGCTTGTATGTTCGGCTATGATCTGCATGATCCCGCTTGGAAAACTGCAGGCATGGTTTGTAATCGTAATTATTGCAAGAGAATTTATCATCAGCGGATTCCGTCTGGTAGCAGCAGACAACGATATTGTGATCGCTGCAAGCTACTGGGGAAAATTCAAAACGGTATCCCAGATGTTCATGCTGATCCTTCTGATCGCAGATCTTGGCGGTGCATTTAACATGATCGCACAGGTACTGATCTGGGTATCTCTGGTACTTACAATCGTATCTTTGATCGATTATATTGCAAAGAATGTACAGGTACTGACACAGGGCGGTATGTAG
- a CDS encoding iron-sulfur cluster assembly scaffold protein, translating into MIYSQEVEMMCPVAQGANHGPAPIPEEAKWVQAKEIKDISGFTHGVGWCAPQQGACKLTLNVKDGIIQEALVETIGCSGMTHSAAMASEILPGKTILEALNTDLVCDAINTAMRELFLQIVYGRTQSAFSEDGLAIGAGLEDLGKGLRSQVGTMYGTLAKGPRYLEMAEGYVTGIALDENDEIIGYQFVSLGKFTDFVKAGDTPNEAWEKAKGQYGRVADAVKIIDPRKE; encoded by the coding sequence ATGATTTATTCACAGGAAGTAGAAATGATGTGTCCGGTAGCTCAGGGTGCAAACCACGGACCAGCTCCGATTCCGGAAGAAGCAAAATGGGTTCAGGCTAAGGAAATTAAAGATATCTCTGGTTTTACACATGGTGTAGGCTGGTGTGCTCCTCAGCAGGGTGCCTGTAAATTAACACTGAATGTTAAAGACGGTATCATCCAGGAGGCTCTCGTTGAGACTATCGGATGTTCAGGAATGACACATTCAGCAGCTATGGCTTCTGAGATTCTTCCAGGAAAAACTATTTTAGAGGCATTAAACACAGACCTTGTTTGTGACGCTATCAATACAGCAATGCGTGAGTTATTCCTGCAGATCGTATACGGAAGAACTCAGAGTGCATTCTCTGAAGACGGACTTGCTATCGGAGCCGGACTGGAAGACCTCGGAAAAGGACTTCGTTCACAGGTTGGTACAATGTACGGAACATTAGCTAAAGGTCCTCGTTACCTTGAAATGGCAGAAGGATATGTAACAGGTATCGCTCTTGATGAGAACGATGAGATCATCGGATATCAGTTCGTAAGCCTTGGAAAATTTACAGACTTCGTAAAAGCTGGAGACACTCCAAACGAAGCTTGGGAGAAAGCAAAAGGACAGTACGGACGTGTTGCAGATGCAGTTAAGATCATCGACCCACGTAAGGAGTAA
- a CDS encoding GGGtGRT protein: protein MALFESYERRIDKINEVLAGYGISSIEEAQQITKDAGLDVYNQIKGIQPICFENACWAYIVGAAIAIKKGCKTAAEAAAAIGEGLQAFCIPGSVADQRKVGLGHGNLGKMLLEEDTECFAFLAGHESFAAAEGAIGIAEKANKVRKKPLRVILNGLGKDAAKIISRINGFTYVQTEYDYYTGELKEVQRISYSDGLRSKVNCYGANDVREGVAIMHKEGVDVSITGNSTNPTRFQHPVAGTYKKECIEQGKKYFSVASGGGTGRTLHPDNMAAGPASYGMTDTLGRMHSDAQFAGSSSVPAHVEMMGLIGAGNNPMVGMTVAVAVSVEEAAQAGKF, encoded by the coding sequence ATGGCTTTATTTGAATCATATGAAAGAAGAATTGATAAAATCAATGAAGTATTGGCTGGTTATGGTATTTCTTCTATCGAAGAAGCACAGCAGATCACAAAGGATGCCGGACTTGATGTATACAATCAGATCAAAGGTATTCAGCCAATCTGTTTTGAAAATGCATGCTGGGCATACATCGTAGGTGCAGCAATCGCAATCAAAAAAGGATGTAAGACAGCAGCAGAAGCTGCAGCAGCAATCGGAGAAGGACTTCAGGCTTTCTGTATTCCTGGATCAGTTGCTGATCAGAGAAAAGTAGGTCTTGGACATGGTAACTTAGGAAAGATGCTTCTGGAAGAAGATACAGAGTGTTTCGCATTCCTGGCTGGTCATGAATCATTCGCAGCTGCTGAGGGTGCTATCGGTATCGCAGAGAAGGCTAACAAAGTTCGTAAGAAACCTCTTCGTGTTATCCTGAACGGTCTTGGAAAAGATGCTGCAAAGATCATCTCAAGAATTAACGGATTCACATATGTTCAGACAGAATATGATTACTACACAGGAGAACTGAAAGAAGTACAGAGAATCTCTTACTCTGACGGACTCCGTTCTAAAGTTAACTGCTACGGTGCTAACGACGTACGTGAGGGTGTTGCAATCATGCACAAAGAAGGCGTAGACGTATCTATCACAGGTAACTCTACAAACCCGACACGTTTCCAGCATCCAGTTGCAGGTACATATAAGAAAGAATGTATCGAGCAGGGCAAGAAGTACTTCTCAGTAGCATCAGGCGGTGGTACAGGACGTACACTTCACCCGGATAACATGGCTGCAGGTCCAGCTTCTTACGGTATGACAGATACTCTTGGACGTATGCACTCAGATGCACAGTTCGCAGGATCTTCATCAGTACCAGCTCACGTAGAAATGATGGGACTGATCGGAGCAGGAAACAACCCGATGGTTGGTATGACTGTTGCAGTTGCTGTATCCGTTGAAGAAGCAGCTCAGGCTGGTAAATTCTAA